Part of the Nitrospirota bacterium genome, ATCCTCCGGGCGGTGCTGTTCGGGGTCTTCTCCGGCGTCTTCTGGATGACTCTCTCCTACGGCATCTTCAAGCGGATGGTGTGGAAGAACACGGAGGTCTGAAGTTCGAAGGGAACCGGCAGGCTTCAGCGTTCCTGCTTCTGCCTTGTTGGGTTAGCCCATCTCCACCGGATCCACGTCCACCTCGAACTTCACGTTCCGCACGGTCCTCTCCGATTCCAATTGGTCCAGCGTGACTCTGACGGTCCGACGCGCCGCTTCGGCGTCGGCCGACTTCACGAGCAAATGCCAGCGGTGCCGGCCCCGGAGCTGCGCGTGCGGGGCGGGGATGGGGCCCATGATGGTCACCTCGTCCGGGGGCCGGCTTGGCGCGGCAGCCCTGAGCCGGTTCGCCCACCCCTCTGCCGCCCGCTGCACCAGCCTGGGGTTCTTCCCTGAAACATGCAGGCTGATGAGGTGAGTGAAGGGCGGATAGCCCAGGGCCTGGCGGAAGGCCGATTCCTGCTCGTAGAAGAGGCCCGGCTGCTGGCCGGCGACGGCGGCGATCGCATGGTGGGTGGGCAGGTAGGTCTGGAGGAGGACCTGGCCGCCAGCCTGGCCAGGAAGGGCCAGGCCCACGGCTTCCTGCAGCATGTGGAAGGTCCGTTCCGCGGCCCGGAAGTCCGGCAGGTGGAGCCCGGCATCCGCATGGGGAAGGCCCACCAGCTCCACTCGGGGCAGGGGCGGACCCTGAAAGAGCATCTGGGTGCCGATCAACACGTCCAGCTCGCCGCCCGCGGCGCGCCGGCGGATCGCCTCCGCTTGTCCCTGCGTGCGGGCCGTGTCCTTGTCGAGCCGTCCGATCCGGGCGGTAGGAAAGAGCCGCCGCAAGTCCTCCTCGAGCCGTTCCGTTCCGAACCCGATCGGATCGAGTTGCGCCGCACGGCAGGCCGGGCAGGTGTCGGGAATCGGCTGTGAAGCCCCGCAGGAGTGGCAGGCGAGCCGTCCGCTCCGCCGGTAGAGGGTGAGCGCGACGCTGCAGCGAGAGCAGCGTGGAACGGCGCCGCAGTCCCGGCAGAGCAACGCCGGGGCGAATCCCTTCCGGTTCAGGAAGAGGATCACGCTCAGCCGGCCTGTACGAGCTTCGAGGGCCGTGCGGATGGCTGCGATCAGCGGTGGGGTCAGGAGCGTGCCGTGGGGCGTCCGGCGGAGGTCGATGAGTTGGAGGTTCGGGACGTTGGAAGGACTCTCGGCGTCCAAGGTCAGCCTCGCCTCGGAAGCGACCAGGCGCATGGCCTCCAGTGACGGATGAGAGGAGCCGAGCAGGAGAACCGCCCCATGCTGCTCGGCGCGGAGCCTCGCGACGCCCCCCGCATGGTACCGGGGTTCCTGCTCTTCTTTGAGCGCCGCGTCGTCTTCACGGTCCACGTAGAGCAAGCCCAACGAATCGAGCGGGGCGAAGACGGCCGACCTCGTGCCGATGACCACTCGCACGGCCCCGGATCTGATCCGTTCCCAAGCCTCGTTGCGCTGGGCGGGGGCCAGGCCGCCGTGAAGCAGCGCGACCCGCTCGCCCCATCGGGCCCGGGCGAGCTGTGCCAGCATGACGGCGTGCGAGACTTCCGGAGTGATGGCCAGCACGGATCGGTCCCGATCCAGGGTCTTGCCCGTCAAATCCATCAGGCAGGCGAGCCGGACCCCGGCAGGCGCCTGGACGAGCCACGTCGCATAGCGCGGAGAGGCCAATGCGGCAGAGAGTCGGTCCTGCCAGGCTTCGGGGACTGGGGGGAGGGCCGTGGTCTGAGACGTCGTCGCCTCCTCCGTTCGGTCGGCAGGGCGTGCCGGCGCGCCGCGCCGGCGCGATCGGGGCGATTTGGCGGCGGATGAGGCGGATATGGCGGGAAGGGCGAGACGGAGACATTGCCCCCAGGGGGCCAGGTACCGGTCGGCGACTAGGCGGGTCAGCTCCAAGAGCTCTGGCGGGACTTCCGTTGGGCTTGTCCCATCGGCCGGAGGCAGGATTTCGCGCAAGCGCCCGATGCTCGGCCCCCCGGCCCCCACGGTGCCGGTGAGTCGCTCGGGGAGCGCGACGATGACGCCCTGAATCCGGCTGGGGCCGAAGGGAACAAGGACCAGACTGCCGACCCCGACTTGCCCGCGCAGCCGGTCCGGGATCAGATAGGTGAACGACCGGTACAGGTGGCGCGGAACGACGACTTCTGCGTACCGACCCGGGTGGATCTGGTCAGGTGTCGCCGGCTCGGGGGAACGGGGATCAGGCGTTCGGTCTGTGCGGACGGGCTGAGCGGCGCGGCCGGACCGGAGCATGGACCATTCTAGCAAGCGGGGGAGCAGGGGACAATCGTGCGGTCGTGGCGGTTCTCGGTTATGGCGCAGGCGGCGTGGAGGCAGGGGGCGCTGCGGTCTGCGGCTGGGCCGGGGCGGGAGGAGGTGCCTCGGCTGGGCCGCCCGGCGCTGACGGAGGGGCCGGCGACTCCATCGGAAGCAGGACGATCTCGATTCGACGGTTTTGCTTTCGTCCCGCTTCCGTCTTGTTGTTGGCCACCGGCTTGGTGTCGCCGTGGCCCACCGCGGACAGGGTGGACGGGTCGACTCCTTCCTCTTCGACCAGGTACTTCACGACGCCGGCCGCCCTGGCTTCGGAGAGTTCCTGGTTGCCGGGGAACAGCCCTTTCAGCGACGGACCGATCGGGCGGTCGTCCGCATGGCCTTCGATCCGCGCCCGTTTGTCCGGGATCTGCTTGAGGATCTCGCCGATGCGTTTGAGGATCGGGAGCCCCTTCGGCTTGACCGGGGCCTCGCCCGGGTCGAACTCCAGTTGTCGAGCCAGGTCAGCCAGCAAGGCCTCGGGGGATTGCTGACCAGCCTGCGCCTCCTGCGGAGCCTCTTTCGCCTCCGATTCCCGGCTGGCGCTCTCCAGCCGCTCCAGTTCTTCGCTCACCGATTCTGCGGGTGCAGCCCCTTCGGCGCCCTTTGCCAATTCCTTCGCCACAGGCGGCTTGAACGTCACTCGGTCGCCTTTCAGGAACGGGACCAACGAGCGGACGATTTGCGTGGTGGCGGTGGACTCCTCCACGGCCAGAACCTTGATCTCGCCGATGAGACGCATGGGCAGGCCGGTCGTGACCCGGAAGACCTCGAGCCGATCCCCGACGTAGAGCCCGTCCCTCCGACCCTGGTCGATGTACACTGCCTGGCCCTGTCCGATGAGGAAGTGCTGGGGCGGGATCGCCACGATGGTGCCCTGGGCGACGGGTGGCTGCCGGCCGGCCGGCGCCGCCTCCGGAGGCGGCGGGGGAACAAACTGCATGGCGCTGTCCCCGGGGGTGATGGGTCCATAGGCGCGGACGATGCGGACGGACGCCAGATCCTGCGTGACTTTCGTGACGTTGACGATGCCGACGATCGCATACAGGTTGCCCAGGAGCTGGCCGGTGAAGGGATGGAACACCTCGGAGATCCGGCGATAGATGGTGAGGGCGTCGCCCGCGGCGACCTGGCGCGAACCGCTCAAGCGGAGAAAGATCGCCTCGTTGGCCCCAAGCAGGATTCGGTTGCCGCCCGAGACGGTGTCACCGGAAATCTGGCTGACAACCCCGTCCTGCGGAAGGGATGGGCGGATGAATCCGGCGGCGAAGGCCAGGGCCGGCTCCCCGACCCGCACACGGTCCACGCCGGTTTTTTGATCCGGAGGTTCACACAAGGCGGGCGCAGTCCAGAGCAGGATCCATCCGAGGGTGCTGAGCAGTGTGCAGAGGCGAAATGTGGTCATGCGATTCCAAGCAATGCCGCCACGATAGCAAAACACAGGCGGTTGTCAAGCAAAGTCCGAAGCCGATGCGCTCCCAGGCTTGCTGCCGCCGTGGTTTGCGTTTCGGTTTCGGAGGGTGCTACGCTTGACCGCGGCCATTCATCCGTCCGGCTCGGAGGGAACGATGAGCGAGACGACGAGACCCCAAGCTCAACAGGACCGTCCGGCGTCCCCCAGACGCCGCATCGAGACCCAGATCCCTCGGCGCAAGAAGGCCAAAGCTGTGCCGCCGTTCGAGGCGGAATGGGAAGCAGCGTCGGGCCGGCCCCCAGCCGATCTCCGCACCCCGCCAGACAGGATGAAGCGGTCTCGCTAGACCTCACAGCCGGCCATCGTGGCAAACCCTCTTCGATCCAAGCTGCGGGAACAGGCCAGCCGTTCGCAACCATAGAGAAAATAAGGAGATATAATTCTTGATCGAAAGCCGTGTAGGGCTTTCGGGAGGGGCGCCGTTAGGTCCTTTGTTCGCTTGATCTTGCGCGGAGGGAGAGTCTAAGATGCCGAATCTCCGTTGGAAGTCAAGGTGTTGGACGTGAGGTGACATGAGCGGGATGGAGCTGCTCCTTGAGTATTTAGGCCGCTACTTCCCGGTTCTGCTGTTCATCGTGATCGCGCTGGCCTTCGGCGTGGTCACGTTGGTCATCAGCTATTTGGTCCAGCCCAAGTATCCGGAACCGGAGAAGCTCAGCGCCTACGAATGCGGCAGCGAGCCCTTCTCCGATGCCCGGATGCCCTTCCCCGTCCGCTATTACATCTTCGCGATGCTGTTCGTCATCTTCGATATCGAGGTGATCTTCCTGTATCCCTGGGCGGTCGTCTTCGACAAGATCGGGCTCATCGGTCTGGTCGAGATGCTGATCTTCATCGGCCTGTTCCTGGTCGCCTACGTGTACGCGTGGCGCAAAGGCGCGCTGGAGTGGGACTGAATGGGTGACGGGTGACGCGTGATGAGTGACGGACGACGCGGGGATGGGGCGACACGGGGACTCGGAGATGGAGATCGCCGCGTCGCCCCCTCGCCGTGTCTCCGCGTCGGTTCATTGGCGTGGCACTTGTCACGCATCACCGAACACGGGGCTTCGAGATGGGCTTGATCCAGATCGGACGGCACGAGAAGGATGGGCAACTGGACGTGATCACCACGACGGTCGAGAAGGCCGTCAACTGGGCACGCAAGGGCTCGCTCTGGCCCATGACGTTCGGGCTCGCCTGCTGTGCGATCGAGATGATCGCGGCCGTCTCCTCCCGCTACGACATGGACCGGTACGGGGCTGGCGTCTTCCGGGCGTCGCCGCGCCAGTCCGACCTGATGATCGTGGCCGGCACGGTCTGTCGCCGGATGGCGCCCGTGATCCGCAAGATCTACGATCAGATGCCGGAACCCAAGTACGTGATCGCCATGGGGTCCTGCGCGACCTCCGGCAACATCTACGACAGTTACAGCGTCGTCCAGGGCGTGGACCGGTTCGTGCCGGTGGACATCTACGTGCCCGGCTGCCCGCCCACGCCCGAAGCTCTGTTCGACGGCATCCTCAAGCTGCAGGAGCGGATCATGCAGAAGCGGGTCTTCACCAAGCAGCCGGACGCCGTCAAAGCGTGATGGGTGATGAGCGATGGGTAACGGGTTGAAAAGCGGTCCGGAGATTTTTCCCTCTGCGTCACGCATCACCCATCACGATAGTTTGAGATGCATCCGATAGCCGAGCGCATCCAGCAGAAGTTTCCCGAGTCCTTCGTTCAGGCCGTGGAGTGGCGCGGGGATTTGGCCGTGACCGTCAAACGGGAGGCCCTCCACGGCGTGGCGCGATTCCTCCACGACGACCCGGGGATGGATTTCGACTACATCGTCCACGTGAGCTCGGTGGACTGGCCGGACGACGAGGGGCGGTTCGAAGTCGTCTACGAGTTCTATTCGATCCGGAAGCGGCATCGGATCCGGCTGAAGACCCGCGTGCCCGAGGCCGATTGCACGGTGGACTCCCTGACGGACATCTGGAAGGGCGCCAACTTCATGGAGCGCGAGGTCTACGACATGATGGGCATCCGGTTCCGCAACCACCCGGACCTGCGCCGCATCCTGATGCCGGACGATTATTCCGAAGGGTACCCGCTCCGGAAAGACTTTCCGGTGCAGGGAAAGGGGTGGCGGGACACGTTCGAGTTCCTGAACGAGACATAGTGTTGAATTGTGAATTTTGAGTTTTGAATTGGCTGGAGCCTGATAACTAAACACTCAAAACTACAAACTCCAAACTTTTTCTACGCGTGAAATTGGAAGATCAACGACAGACCGTTTACAGGGTCGATCCCGACCATCCGGAGACTGATACGCTCCCGCTCGTCCGAACCGAGGAGCTGCTCCTCAACATGGGACCGCAGCATCCGAGCACGCACGGGGTGCTGAAGGTGATCCTGGAGTTGGAAGGGGAGCGGATCGTCAAGTCCACGCCGGTCATGGGCTTCCTCCACCGGGGAGTCGAGAAGCTGGCGGAGGACGGGACCTACCAGCAGTTCATCCCGCACACGGACCGGCTGGACTACGTCTGCGCGATGTACAACAACTTCGCCTACTGCCGCGCGGTCGAGAAGCTGATGAACGTCACCGTGCCGGAGCGGGCCGAGTACCTGCGCACGATCGTCGCGGAGGTGCAGCGGATCATCGGGCACCAGTTCTGGCTGGGCACGCAGGCCCTCGACATTGGGGCCATGACGGTCTTCTTCTACACGTTCCGCGACCGGGAGATCCTCCTCGACTGGTTCGACGAGCTCTGCGGGGCGCGCCTGACGACGAGCTGGTACCGGATCGGCGGGGTGGAGCGGGACCTGACGCCTGCGCTGATCGAGAAGCTCCGGCGCTTCCTCGACTACTTCCTGCCGAAGATTGACGAGTACGTCGTGTTCCTGGAGAAGAACCGCATCTGGCTCGCCCGGACGAAGGGCGTGGCGGTGATCTCGGCGGAGGACGCGGTTAACTTCGGGCTCAGCGGCCCGACGCTCCGCGGGTCCGGCGTGGACTACGACCTGCGCAAGTACGAGGCCTACGGGGCCTATCCCCGGTGCGAGTTCAGCGTCCCGGTGGGCAAGAACGGCGACACCTACGACCGGTACTGGATCCGGGTCGAGGAGATGCGCGAGAGCGTCAAGATCATCAAGCAGTGCCTGGCCCAGATGCCGGAAGGCCCGATCATGGCCGACGTCCCCAGCGTCACCCTGCCGAAGAAGGAGCGGGTCTTCACGAACCTGGAGTCCATGATCCAGCAGTTCAAGCTCTTCTCGCAGGGGTTCGACGCGCCGAAGGGCGAGGTCTACTGCGGGACCGAGGCCCACAAGGGCGAGCTGGGCTTCTACATCGTCAGCGCGGGCGGCGGGAAGCCCTACCGGCTGAAGATCCGCGCCCCGTCGTTCATTCACATGGGCGCGTTCGATTATATGGCGCGGGGCTACATGATCGCGGACGCCGTGACGATCTTCGGGACCTACGACATCGTCATGGGGGAGTGCGACCGCTGAAGACGTGAAAGGTGAGAGGTGAAACGTGAGAAGCCGCGGTGGGGTTTCGTTTCACGTCTTACGTTTCACGTTTTACGGAGTTGAGACATGGCTCTGAAACCGGCCACCAATCCCGAAGTCGAAGCGGCGACGATCGAGCTGACCATCGACGGTCAGACCGTCACGGCCAAGGACGGGGTCTCGCTGTACGACGTGATCGCCAGCACGGGGAAGATCATCCCCGCGATGTGCTACCACTACACCTTCGACCCCTTCGGCTCCTGCGGCATGTGCCTGGTGATGCAGGAGGGCAAGAAGGCGCCGGTCCGCTCCTGCACGGCCAAGGCCACGGCCGGCATGGTGATCCGGACGGACGGCGACGAACTCTTCCAGGCCCGCAAGAAGGCGGTCGAGAAGCACCTGTCGGTCCACCCGCTGGACTGCCCGGTCTGCGACGCGGACGGCCACTGCGAGCTCCAGGACATGGCGTTCCTGCACCGGGTGACCAGTCTGGCCAACGCCAAGCAGAAGCTGATCCCGGAGGACACGCGCAGCCTCGTGCTCGACTTCAACATGAACCGCTGCATCGCCTGCGGCGAGTGCATCAACATCTGCAAGGACGTGCAGATGATCGACGCGCTCCAGTTCATGAAGAAGGGCGGCTTCAACCAGGTGGTGGCCAAGGGCGACGTCGCGCTCTCCTGCGAGTTCTGCGGCGACTGCCTGGCGGTCTGCCCGGTCGGGGCGATCACGAACAAGTTCTCCAAGTACCTCTACAAGCCCTGGCAGCTGAAGAAGACCACGACCACCTGCAACTACTGCGGGGACGGCTGCCAGATGCACGTCGAGACCAAGGACACGGAAGTGGTCCGCGTCACGTCGCCCCTGTCCTGGAAGAACAAATGGGGAGACCGGGCCGAGACCGTGAAGGGCCACGGCGGGCTCTGCGTGCGGGGCCGGTTCGGCTTTCAGTTCATCGACAACAAGAGCCGGCTGGGAATGCCCCTGGTCCGGCAGGACGACCGTCTGGTCGAGGCTCCCTGGCTGGAGACGATGCACCGGCTCGTGGACCGGCTGGCCGAGATCAAGGCCCAGCACGGGCCTCGGGCCATCGCGGGCCTGATCACGGCGCGCTGCACGAACGAGGATCTGTACCTGTTCCAGAAGCTCATGCGGGTGGCGATCGGGACCAACCAGCTCGACTCGAGCGCGCGGTACGGCCACATGAACTTCGTCCACGCGGTCCGGAAGGCGCTCGGCGCGGGCCGGATGACGAACGACTCCGAGGACATCACCAAGGCCAAGGCCATCCTCGTGGTCGGGTCCAACATCACCGAGACGAACCCCCTGGCCAGCGTGCGCGTGAAGCAGGCGATCCGCACGTACGGCGCGCAGGTGATCGTCGTGGATTCGGCCATGACCAACATCGCGAAGCTGGCGTCCCACCCGATGCTCGTCAAGCCGGGCACCGAGGGACTCTTCCTCCAGGGGCTGGTCAAGGCGGTGGTCGAGCAGGACCTCATCGACGAGGAGGCGACGGGGAAGCATCCGCAGGCCTTCGCCGCGCTCAAACGGGCGGTGGCGGCGGTGTCGCTGGAAGCGGTGGCCGCCCAGACCGGGGTGCCGGCGGAGCAGATCCGCGAGTGCGCCGCCATCTTCGCGGAAGCGCCGCGCGCGGTGATCATCTGCGGCGAAGGGATCGTCCGGCGGGCGGGCGGCTACCGGCACGTCCTGACCGCGGTGGACCTGGCCTGGGTGACCGGCAAGCTGGGAAGGCCCGGTTGCGGGATCAACACGGTGGTCGAGGAGGCCAACGAGCAGGGAGCGGCGGACATGGGTGCGGCGCCGGAGTTCCTGCCGGGCCAGGCCCGGTTCGGGGACGAAGCGGCGCGGGCCAAGTTCGCGAAGGCCTGGGGAGGCGACTCGCCGGCCCAGTTGCCGCCTGCGAAAGACGGCGCCGGTTTGATGGAGATCCTCAAACGCTGCCGGAGCGGAGCGATCAAGGCCCTGTACGTGATTGGGGAGAATCCGGTCGCCACGCTGCCGGCTTCGCTGGAGGTCAAGGAGGCGCTGTCCAATCTCGATTTGCTGATCTGCCAGGATCCTTTTTTGACCGAGACCGCGCAACTGGCCCACTTCGTCCTGCCCGCCTGCACGTTCGCGGAGAAGGACGGGACCGTGACCAATCAGGAGGGCAAGGTCCAGCGCGTCCGCCAGACGATGGATCCGATCGGGGAGAGCCTCCCCGACTGGTACATCATGACGGCGCTGTCCAGCGGCCTGGGCTACCCGCTCGATTATGAATCGCCGCAGGACATCCAGAACGAGATCATGAAGCTGCTGCCCGGCTACTACAACCTCGGCCAGCCCCGGAAGCTCGCCCCGACACCAGACGCCTATCTGGCCGACGGCTTCGCGGCCGAGGTGGCGGACCGGTATTCGGACGGGGGCGCCTCTCGCGCTTCACGTCTCACCTCTCACGATCAGTCGTTCACTCTGCTCATGGGGCAGGTGCTCTACCATTCCGGCAAGCTCTCCACACAGGCCTCCGGGTTGATCCGGATCGCACCGAACACCGGACGGCTGCGGATGAACGGGCAGGACCTGGAGCGATTGGGGCTGGGTTCCCGGAGCCCGGAGGGATCGGGAGGGGCGGGCGGACGGGTCCGCGTCATTTCGGAGCGCGGCTCGCTGGAGATGGGGGTGCAAGCGGACCCGTCGGTGCTGCCTGGGAGCTGCTTCTTCCCCGAGCATTTCAACGAGCCGCCGGTCAAGGACCTGATGCCGGTCGAGGTCGACGCCGTCACGGGGGTTCCCTCGTTCAAGCTGGCGCGCGTCTCTATTGAAAAGGCCTGAGGAGAGGAGTAGGCTGTCGCGGCTTCGCGGCAGCGAAGGGATCGGGAGAGGAGCATGAGCGTCGGCGCGCTGACGAGGAAGGTTCTGCAGGCGGCCCTGTTCTATGAGATTTGGGACGCGATGAAAGTGACCTTCAAACACATGTTCCATCGGCCGATCACCTTCCAGTACCCGCGGGAGCAGCGGACGATCCCGGACACGCACCGGGGCGCGCTGGGCCTGCTGCGCTACGACGATGGGCGGGAGCGCTGCGTGGGGTGCGACCTGTGCGAGGCGGCCTGCCCCTCCCGCTGCATCAAAGTCATCAGTGCGGAGAACAGGGATCTGCCGCTCCAGCGGTACGCGAGCGAGTTTTACATCGACATCACGAAGTGCGTGTTTTGCGGGTACTGCGTGGAGGCCTGCCCGGTCAACGCGCTGGCGATGACCAAGCTCTACGAGTATTCCACCCACGACAAACGGACCCTCCTGTTCGATAAACGGCGGCTCTACGAGATCGGGGAACGGCATTTGGCTGACGCGAAGAAGTATTTGGTGGCCCACAACCAGGAGAAGGACGACCAGTGGAGCCGCGACTACCGGTACTTCTTTCCCCAGTCGGTCCAGAAACCGACGCAGCCGCCGCCGAAACACCTGACCTGATTCGACATCCATGATCCTGCTGTTCTTCGTCTATTTTTCCCTGGTAAGCATTGCCGCCGGGGTGCTCACGGTTGCGCTGCGGAACCCCGTGCACTGCGGCCTGGCGCTGCTGACGCTGCTGCTGCACGTGGCCGGACTGTTCGTGCTCCTCAACGCCGAGTTCCTCTTCGCCGTCCAGATCATCGTCTACGCGGGCGCCATCCTGGTGCTCTACCTGTTCGTGCTGATGCTCCTCAACCTGAAGACGGACGAGCGGTACCTCCACACCCGCTACGCGGTGATCCTCTTTGCCGCCGTCGCGGTCTGCGGGGAGCTCCTGCTGCTGGTGCTGCGGTCTCCGTTCGGCGGCGCGCGCGGCGATGCCCCGGCGGACACGGTGCTCCAGACCGGGCCGAGCCACGCCGTCGGGATCAAGATGTTCAGCGACTACCTGCTGCCGTTCGAGATCGTCGGGGTCTTCCTGCTGGGCGCCATCATCGGGGCGATCGTGCTGGCGAAAACCCCTTCTTCAACGGACGAACGTGAAGCGTGAAGCGTGAAGCGTGAAGCGTGAAGCGTGAAGCGAAGAAAGATCCCTAACGCTTTACGAGCGACGAGAGACGAACGACGATTGTTATGGTTCCATTGAGCGCATACGTGGCCGTGAGCGCGATCCTGTTCGCGACCGGCCTGATCGGCGTGCTGATCCGCCGGAACTTCATCATCGTCTTGATGGCGGTCGAGGTCATGCTGAACGCGGCCAACATCAACCTGGTCGCCTTCTCTCACTATCTGGAGTCCATGGCGGGCCAGATCGTGGCGCTGTTCGTGATCGCGATCGCGGCCGGCGAGGCGGCGGTGGGCCTGGCGATCATCATCGTCGTGTTCCGCGGCAAACTGTCGACCAACGTGGATGAAATGAATCTCTTAAAGTGGTAACGTGTTCGAGCTGCTCGTCCTTCTGATCCCGACCTTTCCGCTCCTGGCCGTGCTCCTGAACGGCCTGCTGGGGCACCGTTACTCGCACGAGGTGGCACACCGGCTGGCCTGGGGCTCGGTGGGGCTGTCGTTCCTCTGCGCGATCTGGGTCTTCGCCGACACGCTCCACACGGGCGTTCCGCGCGAAGTGGTGGCCTATCGCTGGATCTTCGGCGGCGACCTCACGGTCAACCTGGCCTTCCTGATTGATCCGCTGACCTGCGTCATGCTGCTGGTCGTGACCGGCGTCGGGTTCTTCATCCACCTCTATTCGGTCGGGTACATGCACGGGGAGGAGGGGTTCACCCGCTTCTTCACCTACATGAACCTGTTCATGGTGTCCATGCTCCTGCTGGTGATGGGGAACAACTACCTGGTCCTCTTCATCGGCTGGGAGGGCGTGGGGCTCTGCTCCTACCTGCTGATCGGCTACTACTTCGACC contains:
- the nuoI gene encoding NADH-quinone oxidoreductase subunit NuoI: MSVGALTRKVLQAALFYEIWDAMKVTFKHMFHRPITFQYPREQRTIPDTHRGALGLLRYDDGRERCVGCDLCEAACPSRCIKVISAENRDLPLQRYASEFYIDITKCVFCGYCVEACPVNALAMTKLYEYSTHDKRTLLFDKRRLYEIGERHLADAKKYLVAHNQEKDDQWSRDYRYFFPQSVQKPTQPPPKHLT
- the ndhC gene encoding NADH-quinone oxidoreductase subunit A, whose translation is MSGMELLLEYLGRYFPVLLFIVIALAFGVVTLVISYLVQPKYPEPEKLSAYECGSEPFSDARMPFPVRYYIFAMLFVIFDIEVIFLYPWAVVFDKIGLIGLVEMLIFIGLFLVAYVYAWRKGALEWD
- a CDS encoding NADH-quinone oxidoreductase subunit B family protein, which produces MGLIQIGRHEKDGQLDVITTTVEKAVNWARKGSLWPMTFGLACCAIEMIAAVSSRYDMDRYGAGVFRASPRQSDLMIVAGTVCRRMAPVIRKIYDQMPEPKYVIAMGSCATSGNIYDSYSVVQGVDRFVPVDIYVPGCPPTPEALFDGILKLQERIMQKRVFTKQPDAVKA
- a CDS encoding NADH-quinone oxidoreductase subunit C codes for the protein MHPIAERIQQKFPESFVQAVEWRGDLAVTVKREALHGVARFLHDDPGMDFDYIVHVSSVDWPDDEGRFEVVYEFYSIRKRHRIRLKTRVPEADCTVDSLTDIWKGANFMEREVYDMMGIRFRNHPDLRRILMPDDYSEGYPLRKDFPVQGKGWRDTFEFLNET
- the priA gene encoding primosomal protein N' is translated as MLRSGRAAQPVRTDRTPDPRSPEPATPDQIHPGRYAEVVVPRHLYRSFTYLIPDRLRGQVGVGSLVLVPFGPSRIQGVIVALPERLTGTVGAGGPSIGRLREILPPADGTSPTEVPPELLELTRLVADRYLAPWGQCLRLALPAISASSAAKSPRSRRRGAPARPADRTEEATTSQTTALPPVPEAWQDRLSAALASPRYATWLVQAPAGVRLACLMDLTGKTLDRDRSVLAITPEVSHAVMLAQLARARWGERVALLHGGLAPAQRNEAWERIRSGAVRVVIGTRSAVFAPLDSLGLLYVDREDDAALKEEQEPRYHAGGVARLRAEQHGAVLLLGSSHPSLEAMRLVASEARLTLDAESPSNVPNLQLIDLRRTPHGTLLTPPLIAAIRTALEARTGRLSVILFLNRKGFAPALLCRDCGAVPRCSRCSVALTLYRRSGRLACHSCGASQPIPDTCPACRAAQLDPIGFGTERLEEDLRRLFPTARIGRLDKDTARTQGQAEAIRRRAAGGELDVLIGTQMLFQGPPLPRVELVGLPHADAGLHLPDFRAAERTFHMLQEAVGLALPGQAGGQVLLQTYLPTHHAIAAVAGQQPGLFYEQESAFRQALGYPPFTHLISLHVSGKNPRLVQRAAEGWANRLRAAAPSRPPDEVTIMGPIPAPHAQLRGRHRWHLLVKSADAEAARRTVRVTLDQLESERTVRNVKFEVDVDPVEMG
- a CDS encoding flagellar motor protein MotB, which gives rise to MTTFRLCTLLSTLGWILLWTAPALCEPPDQKTGVDRVRVGEPALAFAAGFIRPSLPQDGVVSQISGDTVSGGNRILLGANEAIFLRLSGSRQVAAGDALTIYRRISEVFHPFTGQLLGNLYAIVGIVNVTKVTQDLASVRIVRAYGPITPGDSAMQFVPPPPPEAAPAGRQPPVAQGTIVAIPPQHFLIGQGQAVYIDQGRRDGLYVGDRLEVFRVTTGLPMRLIGEIKVLAVEESTATTQIVRSLVPFLKGDRVTFKPPVAKELAKGAEGAAPAESVSEELERLESASRESEAKEAPQEAQAGQQSPEALLADLARQLEFDPGEAPVKPKGLPILKRIGEILKQIPDKRARIEGHADDRPIGPSLKGLFPGNQELSEARAAGVVKYLVEEEGVDPSTLSAVGHGDTKPVANNKTEAGRKQNRRIEIVLLPMESPAPPSAPGGPAEAPPPAPAQPQTAAPPASTPPAP
- the nuoD gene encoding NADH dehydrogenase (quinone) subunit D; amino-acid sequence: MKLEDQRQTVYRVDPDHPETDTLPLVRTEELLLNMGPQHPSTHGVLKVILELEGERIVKSTPVMGFLHRGVEKLAEDGTYQQFIPHTDRLDYVCAMYNNFAYCRAVEKLMNVTVPERAEYLRTIVAEVQRIIGHQFWLGTQALDIGAMTVFFYTFRDREILLDWFDELCGARLTTSWYRIGGVERDLTPALIEKLRRFLDYFLPKIDEYVVFLEKNRIWLARTKGVAVISAEDAVNFGLSGPTLRGSGVDYDLRKYEAYGAYPRCEFSVPVGKNGDTYDRYWIRVEEMRESVKIIKQCLAQMPEGPIMADVPSVTLPKKERVFTNLESMIQQFKLFSQGFDAPKGEVYCGTEAHKGELGFYIVSAGGGKPYRLKIRAPSFIHMGAFDYMARGYMIADAVTIFGTYDIVMGECDR
- a CDS encoding molybdopterin-dependent oxidoreductase codes for the protein MALKPATNPEVEAATIELTIDGQTVTAKDGVSLYDVIASTGKIIPAMCYHYTFDPFGSCGMCLVMQEGKKAPVRSCTAKATAGMVIRTDGDELFQARKKAVEKHLSVHPLDCPVCDADGHCELQDMAFLHRVTSLANAKQKLIPEDTRSLVLDFNMNRCIACGECINICKDVQMIDALQFMKKGGFNQVVAKGDVALSCEFCGDCLAVCPVGAITNKFSKYLYKPWQLKKTTTTCNYCGDGCQMHVETKDTEVVRVTSPLSWKNKWGDRAETVKGHGGLCVRGRFGFQFIDNKSRLGMPLVRQDDRLVEAPWLETMHRLVDRLAEIKAQHGPRAIAGLITARCTNEDLYLFQKLMRVAIGTNQLDSSARYGHMNFVHAVRKALGAGRMTNDSEDITKAKAILVVGSNITETNPLASVRVKQAIRTYGAQVIVVDSAMTNIAKLASHPMLVKPGTEGLFLQGLVKAVVEQDLIDEEATGKHPQAFAALKRAVAAVSLEAVAAQTGVPAEQIRECAAIFAEAPRAVIICGEGIVRRAGGYRHVLTAVDLAWVTGKLGRPGCGINTVVEEANEQGAADMGAAPEFLPGQARFGDEAARAKFAKAWGGDSPAQLPPAKDGAGLMEILKRCRSGAIKALYVIGENPVATLPASLEVKEALSNLDLLICQDPFLTETAQLAHFVLPACTFAEKDGTVTNQEGKVQRVRQTMDPIGESLPDWYIMTALSSGLGYPLDYESPQDIQNEIMKLLPGYYNLGQPRKLAPTPDAYLADGFAAEVADRYSDGGASRASRLTSHDQSFTLLMGQVLYHSGKLSTQASGLIRIAPNTGRLRMNGQDLERLGLGSRSPEGSGGAGGRVRVISERGSLEMGVQADPSVLPGSCFFPEHFNEPPVKDLMPVEVDAVTGVPSFKLARVSIEKA